Within the Pseudomonadota bacterium genome, the region GATGCTGGTCGAGGCGGTCGAGGAGGCCGCGCTCGGCGCCGGCCTGAGGTCCCTCAACCTGGACATTCGCGAGACCCAGGAGCGGGCCATCGCGCTCTATAAGCAGCTCGGCTACAGCTGCTGGGGCAGCCATCCGCGCTATGCCTGGATCGACGGGCGCTGGTACACCGGCCTCTATTATGCGAAGGACCTACTGGGCGCGGGCGAAATCCCCGCTTCCTAGAGGGAGTTCGCGCCGGGAAATCGCACTTGGGGGGTGCGCCATGATCATCTTTCCCGCCATCGACCTGAAGGACGGCG harbors:
- a CDS encoding GNAT family N-acetyltransferase; the encoded protein is MLVEAVEEAALGAGLRSLNLDIRETQERAIALYKQLGYSCWGSHPRYAWIDGRWYTGLYYAKDLLGAGEIPAS